In the Tenrec ecaudatus isolate mTenEca1 chromosome 16, mTenEca1.hap1, whole genome shotgun sequence genome, one interval contains:
- the TRUB1 gene encoding pseudouridylate synthase TRUB1, whose protein sequence is MAATEAVMASSSLSLEKDTAAVLESSGTAAATAAISPATAAAATAEAAAATASAEAAASETAAATASATTAQAGAATAEAAAESASEASAEVATETPASSAEAPTELEATSAEAAAAIPAASAEAATATPAASAEAATATPAPSAEGANATPAVSAEAATKPATEAAAATAAAEAAPATEAAAGSDAGDAKSDMANRLLSLNGVFAVHKPKGPTSAELLNRLKEKLLAEAGMPLPKCNKRKKQTFKIGHGGTLDSAAKGVLVVGVGRGTKMLTNMLSGTKRYIAIGELGKATDTLDSTGKVTEEKPYDKITQEDIEGILEKFTGNIMQVPPLYSALKKDGQRLSTLMKRGEAVEAKPARPVTVYSISLQKFQPPFFTLDVECGGGFYIRSLVSDIGKELSSCANVLELTRTKQGPFTLDDHALPEEKWTIDDIAQALELCASLLPAETGLKKPKPDESKEQALSCESMPLSEVKAEGAAVQAS, encoded by the exons ATGGCGGCTACCGAGGCAGTGATGGCGTCGTCGTCTTTGTCTTTGGAAAAAGACACAGCTGCAGTCCTTGAAAGTTCAGGAACAGCTGCAGCCACAGCTGCGATCTCGCCAGCGACGGCTGCAGCCGCGACGGCTGAGGCTGCGGCAGCTACAGCGTCGGCTGAAGCGGCCGCGTCTGAGACAGCGGCCGCGACGGCATCGGCCACGACGGCCCAAGCAGGGGCTGCGACGGCTGAAGCCGCGGCCGAGAGTGCGTCCGAAGCTTCGGCAGAGGTTGCGACCGAGACCCCGGCTTCCTCGGCGGAGGCTCCAACGGAGCTTGAGGCCACCTCGGCAGAAGCTGCGGCCGCCATCCCGGCCGCGTCGGCGGAGGCTGCGACCGCTACTCCGGCTGCTTCGGCGGAGGCTGCGACCGCTACTCCGGCCCCTTCTGCGGAGGGTGCGAACGCCACTCCGGCCGTCTCGGCGGAGGCTGCGACCAAGCCTGCGACTGAGGCTGCAGCCGCGACGGCTGCGGCTGAGGCAGCGCCTGCGACTGAAGCCGCTGCGGGATCGGACGCCGGTGACGCCAAGTCTGATATGGCTAATAGGCTGCTGTCCCTGAATGGCGTGTTCGCCGTGCACAAGCCCAAAGGGCCCACTTCAGCCGAGCTGCTGAACCGGCTCAAGGAAAAGCTGCTGGCAG AAGCTGGAATGCCGCTTCCAAAATGCAACAAGAGGAAAAAGCAGACATTCAAAATTGGGCATGGAGGGACCCTAGACAGTGCAGCCAAAGGAGTTTTGG TGGTTGGAGTTGGAAGGGGCACAAAAATGTTGACCAATATGCTGTCAGGGACCAAG AGGTATATAGCCATTGGAGAACTTGGGAAGGCCACTGATACGCTAGACTCGACCGGGAAAGTCACGGAAGAAAAGCCTTACG ATAAAATAACCCAAGAAGATATTGAAGGCATTCTTGAGAAATTTACTGGGAATATAATGCAAGTGCCCCCGCT GTATTCTGCCCTAAAGAAAGATGGACAGAGACTCTCAACTCTGATGAAGAGAGGTGAAGCAGTGGAAGCCAAACCTGCCAGGCCAGTTACTGTCTACAGCATCTCCCTCCAGAAATTCCAGCCACCATTTTTCACACTAG ATGTTGAATGTGGAGGAGGTTTTTATATCAGAAGCTTGGTCAGTGACATTGGCAAAG AACTCTCCTCCTGTGCCAACGTGCTCGAGCTGACCCGAACCAAGCAGGGACCGTTCACACTGGACGACCACGCGCTTCCCGAGGAGAAGTGGACCATCGACGATATTGCGCAGGCTCTGGAGCTCTGCGCATCTCTTCTCCCCGCAGAAACGGGACTTAAAAAACCCAAACCGGACGAGTCCAAAGAACAGGCTCTGAGCTGTGAATCTATGCCACTAAGTGAGGTTAAGGCCGAAGGTGCTGCAGTTCAGGCAAGCTAA